A region of Syngnathoides biaculeatus isolate LvHL_M chromosome 20, ASM1980259v1, whole genome shotgun sequence DNA encodes the following proteins:
- the waslb gene encoding LOW QUALITY PROTEIN: WASP like actin nucleation promoting factor b (The sequence of the model RefSeq protein was modified relative to this genomic sequence to represent the inferred CDS: deleted 2 bases in 1 codon), giving the protein MSGLHKQQRHTNVGSILLTPQENDYLFNHLGRKCITLSSAVVQVFTGDRNASWTKRCCGVACLIKDNPQRSYFIRVFDIKDGKMLFEQELYNNFSINPSRPYFITFAGDSSQVGLNFASEEEAKRFRGHLAELLGKRQRKTEKRREPPNGPTLPMATVDIKNPEISTGHRFHSNSQVNNIMHSTFRREKKGKGKKKRLTKADIGTPSNFQHIGHVGWDPNTGFDLNNLDPDLKNLFDMCGISEAQLKDKETSKVIYDFIEKKGGVEAVKNELRRQAPPPPPSRGGPPPPPPHHGSAPPPPPPARGRGAPPPPPPSRAPVSAPPPPPPSRPGMTAPPPPPQRGSLPPPPPPAHTSAPGPPPPPPPPTSSIPSFGGGPPPPPPPPPPGPPPLSFEANGVDGVLPSAGGKSALLSQIREGTQLKKVEQKERPVSNATGRDALLDQIRQGIQLKPRDETNDSPPSSLAPSAGIVGALMEVMQKRSKAIHSSDEDDDDEDDEDFEDEDEWDD; this is encoded by the exons ATGAGTGGACTTCATAAGCAGCAGCGGCATACAAATGTCGGTTCCATTTTACTGACACCTCAAGAGAATGACTACCTTTTCAACCACCTTGGCAGGAAATGCATC ACATTGTCCTCAGCGGTGGTCCAGGTCTTCACAGGAGACAGGAATGCCTCCTGGACCAAGAGATGTTGCGGCGTGGCCTGTCTGATCAAGGACAACCCGCAGCGGTCCTACTTCATCCGAGTCTTCGACATCAAG GATGGCAAGATGCTCTTCGAACAGGAGCTGTACAACAACTTCAGCATAAATCCATCTAGACCGTACTTCATTACGTTTGCTGGAGAC TCCAGCCAAGTGGGCCTGAACTTTGCCAGCGAGGAGGAGGCCAAGCGTTTCCGAGGTCACCTGGCAGAGCTCTTGGGCAAAAGGCAAAGGAAAACCG AAAAGAGACGCGAGCCTCCAAATG GCCCCACGCTGCCGATGGCCACCGTGGACATCAAAAACCCGGAGATCAGCACGGGGCACCGTTTCCACAGCAACTCACAGGTGAACAACATCATGCACTCCACCTTCAGGAGGGAGAAGAAGGGCAAAGGCAAAAAGAAGAGGCTCACCAAGGCAGACATCGGCACGCCGAGCAACTTCCA GCACATCGGCCACGTAGGATGGGATCCAAACACGGGCTTTGAC CTGAATAACTTGGACCCCGATCTGAAGAACCTCTTCGACATGTGCGGCATCTCCGAGGCTCAGCTCAAGGACAAAGAGACCTCCAAGGTCATCTACGACTTCATTGAGAAGAAGGGAGGAGTGGAGGCGGTCAAAAATGAGCTGCGCAGACAAG ctCCTCCGCCCCCGCCATCCAGAGGTggccctcctccccctccccctcatcACGGCTCAGCCCCGCCGCCCCCACCGCCCGCCCGCGGGCGCGGCGCCCCGCCACCCCCTCCGCCCTCCAGAGCCCCCGTATCcgcgccgccgcccccgcctccGTCCCGGCCGGGCATGACCGCTCCCCCGCCGCCTCCG CAGCGGGGCTCCctgccgccgcccccgccgccggcCCACACATCGGCACCCGGGCCGCCTcctcccccgccgccccccaCATCTTCCATTCCTTCTTTCGGCGGAGGACCGccccctccgcctcctccgccCCCTCCGGGGCCCCCGCCGCTGTCCTTTGAGGCCAACGGAGTTGACGGGGTCCTGCCCTCCGCCGGGGGCAAGTCAGCCTTGCTGAGTCAGATCCGGGAAGGCACACAGTTGAAGAAGGTAGAGCAGAAGGAGCGGCCCGTGTCCAACGCCACCGGGCGTGACGCGCTCCTGGACCAAATCCGACAAGGAATCCAGCTGAAACCC AGGGACGAAACAAATGACTCACCTCCTTCCTCCCTGGCCCCCTCGGCCGGCATTGTGGGGGCGCTGATGGAGGTCATGCAGAAGAGGAGCAAAGCCATTCATTCTTCAG AtgaggacgacgacgatgaagatgatgaggacTTTGAAGATGAGGATGAGTGGGATGACTAA
- the tmem229a gene encoding transmembrane protein 229A isoform X1 — translation MMVRRSRDSPRFRTNESSGSGEAEVSPRGLPPWMRLYFYGMHGVTLDVLLSAARGVLSDRDPKLVGFSSPYLCVLHSLTHLALEKVYAKKRCFQGRPAVFHLLLYPSVYLGLQLLIGNVQNILSKQPRVISGSHLVLHYILALYFSQVFHKGLSRLRYFPIGGALPLQSLPGYVRFLFFGMHGFLDEVAFTSVFNLVEKRTLAGYTSLWSFLMYGSCSFVVEKLYLHLHFKRGWRTWRRLPIYICFIYTWELCWGLALRQFGACSWDYSHYPHNFMGLITLLYLPGWACLSLYQDVLSNILLGIRCATETRRSSADGREVNGLPPSWKKRF, via the coding sequence ATGATGGTCCGCCGTTCCAGAGACAGTCCTCGGTTCAGGACCAATGAGTCCAGCGGTTCCGGTGAGGCTGAGGTGTCCCCCCGCGGGCTGCCGCCGTGGATGCGGCTGTACTTCTACGGAATGCACGGCGTCACCCTGGACGTGCTGCTCAGCGCGGCGCGAGGGGTTTTATCCGACCGGGACCCCAAGTTAGTGGGCTTTTCCTCCCCGTATTTGTGcgtgttgcattcactgacccACTTAGCGCTGGAGAAGGTCTACGCGAAGAAGAGGTGCTTTCAAGGGAGGCCTGCGGttttccacctcctcctttATCCATCAGTTTACCTCGGGCTGCAGCTCCTGATAGGCAACGTCCAGAACATTCTGAGCAAGCAGCCGAGGGTCATTTCAGGGTCGCACTTGGTCCTCCACTACATCCTGGCACTTTATTTTAGTCAGGTGTTCCACAAGGGGTTGTCTAGGCTCCGGTACTTTCCCATCGGGGGAGCCCTTCCTCTTCAAAGTCTCCCTGGGTACGTCCGCTTCTTGTTTTTCGGCATGCACGGCTTCCTGGACGAGGTGGCCTTCACCTCCGTGTTCAACCTGGTGGAGAAGCGGACCCTGGCAGGTTACACGTCCCTGTGGTCCTTCCTCATGTACGGCAGCTGCAGCTTCGTGGTGGAGAAGCTCTACCTGCACCTTCACTTTAAGAGAGGCTGGAGGACCTGGCGGAGGCTCCCCATCTACATCTGCTTCATCTACACCTGGGAGCTGTGCTGGGGTCTGGCTCTGAGGCAGTTTGGCGCCTGCTCCTGGGACTACTCGCACTACCCGCACAACTTCATGGGTCTCATCACCCTCCTCTACTTGCCCGGGTGGGCCTGCCTGAGTCTTTATCAGGACGTGCTGTCCAACATCTTGCTCGGCATCAGGTGCGCCACGGAAACTCGGCGATCGAGCGCGGATGGCCGCGAAGTCAACGGACTGCCTCCGTcttggaaaaaaagattttga
- the lmod2b gene encoding leiomodin-2 gives MSCFGYRRELSKYEDVDEDELLASLSPEELAELEKELVDIDPDANVPIGLRQRDQTDKTPTGTFSREALMKYWEAETQKILENEIAGGSPKTDEDDEDVKDRKSQSEDEKDDGSEKEQEMPQEEEEEEDEEEESEEEEEEEEEVVTEEDDDEEEKAHLEPVAPPMPVSTPHQLKPQRVEPVRLTPPPPPADPNANGNPTVVDEALQRSLDDDPELTEVNLNNIDDISQETLIRFAEALRANTHVRVFSLANTHADDPVALAIAKMLRENSSIVSLNIESNYVSGKGVLALVQALPGNNTLTELRFHNQRHICGGQVEMEMVKILRENHTLIKLGYQFNLPGPRMSMTGILTRNQDRQRQKRLQEQRQQQGAPEGAANPRTTALKGTPCSSPRSSPWSSPKVPRSNLAKKQAPPAPPPPPPPPPPPPPPPPPPPPMPLLPSRQEKKKPTRTIAEVIKSHEASSKKAKTKGKKGKKGKAKDETTCILKELKNALRPVAAERRGEDGSRPSTPMRSAHDQLMDSIRGSSIRNLRKVELPLHLR, from the exons ATGAGTTGTTTCGGATACCGCCGGGAGCTGAGCAAGTACGAAGACGTGGACGAGGATGAGCTCCTGGCGTCGCTCAGTCCCGAAGAGCTGGCCGAGCTGGAGAAGGAGCTGGTGGACATCGACCCGGACGCCAACGTGCCTATTGGGCTACGGCAGAGGGACCAGACAGACAAGACCCCGACAGGGACCTTCAGCAGGGAGGCCCTCATGAAATACTGGGAAGCCGAGACCCAGAAAATCCTGGAAAATGAAATCGCTGGGGGCAGCCCTAAAACG GATGAAGACGATGAGGATGTGAAGGACAGAAAAAGCCAATCAGAAGACGAAAAGGATGACGGAAGCGAGAAAGAGCAAGAAATGCcacaagaggaggaagaagaggaggatgaagaagaggaaagcgaagaggaggaggaggaggaagaggaggtcgtaacagaagaagatgatgacgaaGAGGAAAAAGCTCACCTGGAGCCCGTAGCGCCGCCGATGCCTGTCAGCACCCCCCACCAACTGAAGCCGCAGAGGGTGGAGCCTGTCAGACtgactcctccccctcctcctgcaGACCCTAACGCCAACGGGAACCCCACCGTCGTGGACGAGGCCCTGCAGCGGTCGCTGGACGACGACCCCGAGCTTACGGAAGTTAACTTGAATAACATCGACGACATCTCACAG GAGACCCTGATCCGATTCGCGGAAGCTCTGAGGGCCAACACGCACGTGCGCGTCTTCAGCCTTGCCAATACCCACGCGGACGACCCGGTGGCTCTGGCCATCGCCAAAATGCTGCGGGAGAACTCGTCCATCGTGAGCCTCAACATCGAGTCCAACTACGTGAGCGGGAAGGGCGTCCTGGCACTGGTTCAAGCCCTCCCAGGAAACAACACCCTGACCGAGCTCAGATTCCACAACCAGAGGCACATCTGTGGAGGACAG GTAGAGATGGAGATGGTGAAGATACTCCGGGAAAACCACACCTTGATCAAGCTGGGGTACCAGTTCAACCTACCCGGTCCCAGGATGAGCATGACGGGCATCCTCACCAGGAACCAGGACCGTCAGAGGCAGAAACGGCTGCAGGAGCAGAGGCAGCAGCAGGGGGCGCCGGAAGGAGCCGCCAACCCCAGAACCACCGCACTG AAAGGAACACCCTGCAGCTCACCGAGATCCTCTCCGTGGTCCTCTCCTAAAGTTCCGCGGAGCAACCTGGCCAAGAAACAGGCACCTCCTGCACCGCCACCTCCGCCCccccctcctccgccgccgccaccgccgccgccgccgccccctcctaTGCCACTGCTTCCCTCTCgtcaggagaagaagaagcccaCCCGGACCATCGCGGAGGTGATCAAATCCCACGAGGCGAGCAGCAAGAAGGCCAAGACCAAAGGGAAGAAGGGCAAGAAGGGCAAAGCCAAGGACGAGACCACCTGCATCCTCAAGGAGCTGAAGAACGCGTTGAGGCCCGTGGCGGCGGAGAGGCGGGGGGAGGACGGGAGCAGGCCGTCCACGCCCATGAGGTCGGCCCACGATCAGCTGATGGACTCCATCCGGGGCAGCAGCATCCGCAACCTGAGGAAG GTTGAACTCCCGTTGCACCTCCGATAA
- the tmem229a gene encoding transmembrane protein 229A isoform X2 codes for MMVRRSRDSPRFRTNESSGSGEAEVSPRGLPPWMRLYFYGMHGVTLDVLLSAARGVLSDRDPKLVGFSSPYLCVLHSLTHLALEKVYAKKRCFQGRPAVFHLLLYPSVYLGLQLLIGNVQNILSKQPRVISGSHLVLHYILALYFSQVFHKGLSRLRYFPIGGALPLQSLPGYVRFLFFGMHGFLDEVAFTSVFNLVEKRTLAGYTSLWSFLMYGSCSFVVEKLYLHLHFKRGWRTWRRLPIYICFIYTWELCWGLALRQFGACSWDYSHYPHNFMGLITLLYLPGWACLSLYQDVLSNILLGIRYTA; via the exons ATGATGGTCCGCCGTTCCAGAGACAGTCCTCGGTTCAGGACCAATGAGTCCAGCGGTTCCGGTGAGGCTGAGGTGTCCCCCCGCGGGCTGCCGCCGTGGATGCGGCTGTACTTCTACGGAATGCACGGCGTCACCCTGGACGTGCTGCTCAGCGCGGCGCGAGGGGTTTTATCCGACCGGGACCCCAAGTTAGTGGGCTTTTCCTCCCCGTATTTGTGcgtgttgcattcactgacccACTTAGCGCTGGAGAAGGTCTACGCGAAGAAGAGGTGCTTTCAAGGGAGGCCTGCGGttttccacctcctcctttATCCATCAGTTTACCTCGGGCTGCAGCTCCTGATAGGCAACGTCCAGAACATTCTGAGCAAGCAGCCGAGGGTCATTTCAGGGTCGCACTTGGTCCTCCACTACATCCTGGCACTTTATTTTAGTCAGGTGTTCCACAAGGGGTTGTCTAGGCTCCGGTACTTTCCCATCGGGGGAGCCCTTCCTCTTCAAAGTCTCCCTGGGTACGTCCGCTTCTTGTTTTTCGGCATGCACGGCTTCCTGGACGAGGTGGCCTTCACCTCCGTGTTCAACCTGGTGGAGAAGCGGACCCTGGCAGGTTACACGTCCCTGTGGTCCTTCCTCATGTACGGCAGCTGCAGCTTCGTGGTGGAGAAGCTCTACCTGCACCTTCACTTTAAGAGAGGCTGGAGGACCTGGCGGAGGCTCCCCATCTACATCTGCTTCATCTACACCTGGGAGCTGTGCTGGGGTCTGGCTCTGAGGCAGTTTGGCGCCTGCTCCTGGGACTACTCGCACTACCCGCACAACTTCATGGGTCTCATCACCCTCCTCTACTTGCCCGGGTGGGCCTGCCTGAGTCTTTATCAGGACGTGCTGTCCAACATCTTGCTCGGCATCAG GTACACGGCATGA